The following are encoded in a window of Brevibacillus sp. DP1.3A genomic DNA:
- a CDS encoding ABC transporter substrate-binding protein: MKRNKRKTYSVFWRGFVTLCLFLVVGCSTQTTVPAEQQESAEPKTGGTITVAYPYEPDTLDAHMSAGSAGVYTWLLGGSLLYKDPASNEYKPSLASDYKISEDGKTWTFTIRSGITFHDGTPLTAKSFKETFDRVLNPQTKAKTAAEVMAPIKSVKAPDDQTLVLELHEPNTAFLDSLGNYVTQPLSLKAIEKAGEDYSRSPVGVGPWKFESWKTGEGVTYVRNEAFQWGEPYYENQGPPRADKLVIKAIADSQLRLLSLESGAIDVATEIPVKDASYYRNNSKYEVIERLRPGLGLLMEMNLKRPPFEDIQVRKAFQMLVNKEAIIQAVTQGEGEVAHTPLSPSTLGYDKSLEKYGYAYSVDEAQKLLDDAGWRVNGNGVREKDGKTLSLKLLSTADFDKEAQLLQAMLREAGINIMIQNLEIAGYMQEVVKGNFDVTLISGAYDDPDILYFYFHSSGVYNLSGVKDDKLDALLLKGRTTIQTDARKQVYMDVQKQLIEQAYVVPLYYEKAFTVINARVKGVKWTSVMPTYNDSWVEN; this comes from the coding sequence ATGAAGAGAAACAAGCGAAAAACGTACAGTGTCTTTTGGAGGGGATTTGTCACTCTATGTTTGTTCTTGGTGGTTGGTTGCAGCACGCAAACAACTGTGCCAGCCGAGCAACAGGAGAGTGCTGAACCTAAAACGGGTGGAACCATTACAGTAGCGTACCCTTATGAACCGGATACGTTAGATGCTCACATGTCTGCTGGATCTGCTGGGGTCTATACCTGGTTGCTCGGTGGATCACTGCTATATAAGGATCCTGCCTCAAACGAATACAAGCCCTCTCTGGCTAGTGACTATAAAATTTCTGAGGATGGCAAAACGTGGACCTTCACCATTCGTTCCGGGATTACCTTTCACGATGGAACACCTCTGACTGCAAAAAGTTTTAAGGAAACCTTCGATCGTGTTCTCAATCCGCAGACAAAAGCAAAAACAGCCGCTGAAGTAATGGCTCCAATAAAAAGTGTGAAAGCGCCAGACGATCAGACCCTCGTTCTGGAACTACATGAACCTAATACTGCCTTTCTCGATTCGCTAGGGAATTATGTAACACAGCCGCTATCGTTAAAAGCGATTGAAAAGGCAGGAGAGGACTATAGCCGGAGTCCTGTCGGAGTAGGCCCGTGGAAGTTTGAGAGCTGGAAAACGGGCGAAGGTGTCACCTATGTTAGAAATGAAGCTTTTCAGTGGGGAGAGCCATATTATGAAAATCAAGGTCCTCCAAGAGCAGACAAACTTGTCATAAAAGCGATTGCTGACAGCCAACTCAGGTTGTTATCGCTAGAGAGTGGTGCTATCGATGTAGCCACGGAAATACCTGTGAAAGATGCAAGTTATTATCGGAATAATTCGAAATATGAAGTGATAGAGCGCTTACGCCCTGGTCTGGGATTATTGATGGAGATGAATCTGAAGAGACCACCATTTGAAGATATTCAGGTGCGAAAAGCATTTCAAATGCTCGTCAATAAAGAAGCCATTATCCAAGCTGTTACGCAGGGAGAAGGCGAAGTAGCCCATACACCGTTATCTCCATCGACGCTAGGGTATGACAAATCCTTAGAGAAGTACGGGTACGCGTATAGTGTGGACGAAGCACAGAAATTGTTGGACGATGCTGGTTGGAGAGTAAACGGAAATGGTGTGAGAGAAAAGGACGGAAAAACACTGAGTCTGAAGTTACTCAGTACCGCAGATTTTGACAAAGAAGCCCAATTGCTCCAAGCCATGCTGAGAGAGGCTGGTATCAACATAATGATTCAGAATCTGGAAATAGCAGGGTACATGCAGGAAGTCGTAAAAGGAAATTTTGATGTAACGTTGATATCCGGCGCCTATGATGACCCTGATATTTTATACTTTTATTTTCATTCCAGCGGTGTCTACAACCTGTCTGGTGTAAAAGATGACAAGCTGGATGCCCTCCTTTTAAAAGGGCGTACAACCATACAGACTGATGCCAGAAAGCAAGTGTATATGGATGTACAAAAGCAACTGATTGAGCAAGCGTATGTTGTCCCTCTCTATTACGAGAAGGCCTTTACTGTCATAAACGCTCGAGTAAAAGGAGTAAAGTGGACATCTGTCATGCCGACATATAATGACAGCTGGGTCGAGAACTAA
- a CDS encoding serine hydrolase: protein MTQQANVSDTRCRQLDELLSTIAEQNNWNGNILILEEGKPFYQNSIGFANLETAERLSPHSVFELASVSKAFTAMGIMILQEQGKVDYTDKVDKFFPDFPYADITVENLLVHTSGLPDYMELFSQYWDKSQIATNQDILEQLIKHRPDVLFQPNERYEYSNTGYALLASIIEHVADTRFVDFLQQQIFQPLGMQNTKVYNRRYSPELIQHYAYGYVYSPQSEAFVLPDQSSEHDFVIYLDGIQGDGAVSSTLDDLRKWDRALYTEKLVKKETLERAFSPVQLTDNSISHYGYGWRLREGQVTGKVVHHSGGWPGYRSYLIRYIQTDKTIIYLTNVDQERELTEKAVGAIENILFERPYVMP from the coding sequence ATGACCCAGCAAGCCAATGTAAGTGATACGAGATGCCGCCAGCTTGATGAGCTTTTATCAACGATTGCTGAACAAAACAATTGGAACGGCAACATCCTGATTTTGGAAGAAGGGAAACCTTTTTATCAAAATTCCATAGGATTCGCCAATCTGGAAACGGCTGAGAGATTGTCACCGCATTCGGTATTTGAACTCGCATCAGTTTCCAAGGCGTTTACAGCAATGGGCATCATGATCCTGCAAGAGCAAGGGAAGGTCGACTATACAGATAAAGTCGACAAATTCTTTCCTGATTTCCCTTATGCTGATATTACTGTAGAGAATCTACTTGTGCACACATCCGGTTTGCCAGATTACATGGAGTTGTTTTCTCAATATTGGGATAAATCTCAAATCGCTACGAATCAAGACATACTCGAACAACTAATCAAGCATCGGCCCGACGTGTTGTTTCAACCCAATGAAAGGTATGAGTACAGTAATACCGGCTATGCTTTATTGGCTTCTATCATAGAACACGTAGCTGATACACGATTTGTCGATTTCTTGCAGCAACAAATTTTTCAACCATTAGGTATGCAAAACACGAAAGTGTACAACCGAAGATATTCTCCTGAGTTGATCCAGCATTACGCCTATGGATACGTATATTCTCCTCAATCTGAAGCATTTGTGTTACCGGATCAATCAAGTGAGCACGATTTTGTTATTTATCTGGATGGCATTCAGGGAGACGGCGCGGTCAGTTCAACACTGGATGACTTGCGTAAGTGGGACAGAGCTCTTTACACAGAAAAGCTGGTAAAAAAAGAAACGCTAGAGAGAGCGTTTTCCCCCGTGCAGCTAACTGACAACAGCATATCTCATTATGGTTATGGCTGGCGGCTGCGTGAAGGTCAGGTGACAGGAAAAGTCGTGCATCACAGTGGAGGCTGGCCGGGGTATCGAAGCTACTTGATACGATATATTCAAACAGATAAAACGATTATTTATCTCACAAACGTGGATCAGGAACGTGAGTTGACGGAAAAGGCTGTAGGGGCAATCGAGAATATTTTATTTGAACGACCTTATGTCATGCCCTAG
- a CDS encoding MerR family transcriptional regulator: protein MHGKARNRLDTTQNQQTERTTKDVKFFIGQVAKMTGSSVPTVRYYDEIGLLSPAEITPGGHRMYTAEEIWRLKLILTLRYLNFGIDEIKRMLAGDIPVDMAIEWQIEALDIQMRTLASMKSILEQTKESKGGSDSLSYMHELIESISTDALEREKFILEKMVSSVFPEQFPVEWREIFLLGVNVSSLLEGKLSAAQTAALDELEEMFNDPQIVQEMQQDVMSFLEVVHLPKITVEMWSARMLKNLKQLLKAAEQHAPPDSPVVQANIQEYVLLFADVDELPVSQSFFRRFAERLLSNQSENLERFRRICSILYPGLQAYMKTNELFYQGLQWKLQQLDEE, encoded by the coding sequence GTGCACGGAAAGGCGAGGAACAGATTAGACACCACACAAAATCAACAAACTGAACGAACAACGAAGGACGTGAAGTTCTTCATCGGACAAGTGGCGAAAATGACAGGCTCTTCTGTACCCACTGTTCGGTATTATGACGAGATCGGCCTGCTTTCACCTGCTGAGATAACTCCTGGAGGTCATCGTATGTATACGGCAGAGGAAATATGGCGGTTAAAACTGATCCTAACCCTTCGCTATTTAAACTTTGGGATTGATGAGATCAAGAGAATGTTAGCTGGGGATATACCTGTTGATATGGCGATAGAATGGCAAATTGAAGCTTTGGACATCCAAATGCGTACTCTTGCCAGCATGAAATCCATTTTGGAACAAACAAAGGAGAGTAAGGGTGGCAGTGATTCTTTGAGCTATATGCACGAGCTAATTGAATCCATTTCTACAGATGCATTGGAACGAGAAAAGTTTATTTTGGAAAAAATGGTTTCGTCCGTTTTTCCTGAACAATTCCCAGTTGAATGGCGAGAAATATTTTTGTTAGGGGTTAACGTCTCTTCGTTGCTGGAAGGCAAGCTTTCGGCAGCACAAACGGCTGCATTAGATGAGTTGGAGGAAATGTTTAATGATCCACAGATTGTCCAGGAGATGCAGCAAGATGTTATGTCCTTCCTAGAAGTAGTTCACCTACCTAAGATCACTGTGGAGATGTGGAGCGCCAGAATGCTTAAAAACCTTAAACAGTTGTTGAAAGCAGCGGAGCAACATGCACCCCCAGACAGTCCTGTCGTACAGGCGAATATTCAAGAGTATGTCTTGCTGTTTGCCGATGTTGACGAACTCCCTGTCTCGCAGTCATTTTTCCGTCGATTTGCTGAAAGGTTGCTTTCAAACCAATCAGAAAATCTCGAACGCTTCAGAAGAATTTGTTCAATCCTGTACCCAGGTCTGCAAGCGTATATGAAAACAAATGAATTATTCTACCAAGGATTACAGTGGAAGCTTCAACAACTGGATGAAGAGTAA
- a CDS encoding LuxR C-terminal-related transcriptional regulator produces MNYQDSLEELESRLLVGRTEEVLHFLKLLADERRSKKIMNLFGTAGVGKSYLLDELRRQAHLRQAATLSLDSEQFWHTPSDFCLHILQALHVYHKGEEHHPSQLLEECVSKLNEKAADQRLVLFLDIYENLDGLDHWLREYFFKRLSANILIVIAGRHPLSEAWLLSPGWRHFISRVPLSHLPYDAVERYAHYCHIFEPPIIQEMWRRSKGHPLTLSLLSFTLQPKDQEGNGAFHEEMDTLPFVVSQWLREVPGEHLRPLVEAAAVLRHFNQDNLSFLLKREITASEFFQLIRFSFVRKVDSGWTIHSLMRESIAQDMRARTPLHFADLQKRAVHYYYEKFTKSAHSVRTPEALELTFFLGDALIRAFLNWFDPLPKPFESIHTSHREELLEYIRNQRHSPSPKTIKLFDPHTNRHFDFHLTAEQTLYPLNWLDHDRLFSLGYDVLRVLRNENGAISALAAVVPINEKTLPYLMEHSGSRSYFTPLSKQELERFSVPEHTRAGWFIHTIHQDDYEDVSQHTAIGHMLHGLMFTGEFLLCSPAPFPFFKAAHESLGFDIAEFATHTNYDGVTPSLVFFRDTQGEHLPAYLQKLLKRSGLDADLPLEEEAIPAAAPPTSTGIVTTLDMSMLTAREQEVAALVLEGLTNAQIAARLYLSEVTVKKHLKSIFEKMDVSNRTQLVKKMLV; encoded by the coding sequence ATGAATTATCAGGATAGCCTTGAAGAGCTGGAAAGTCGTCTATTGGTGGGAAGAACCGAGGAAGTCCTTCATTTTTTGAAGTTGCTTGCGGATGAGCGGCGCTCCAAAAAAATCATGAATCTCTTCGGGACCGCAGGCGTCGGAAAAAGCTATTTGCTCGACGAGCTCAGACGGCAGGCTCATCTGCGTCAAGCAGCTACTCTCTCTTTGGACAGCGAGCAATTTTGGCACACGCCCTCTGATTTTTGCCTGCATATTTTGCAGGCATTGCACGTTTATCATAAGGGAGAAGAGCACCATCCTTCCCAATTGTTGGAGGAATGTGTTTCGAAGCTGAATGAAAAAGCGGCTGATCAGAGACTCGTCCTCTTTCTCGACATTTACGAGAACTTGGACGGCTTGGACCATTGGTTGCGCGAATATTTTTTTAAGCGATTAAGCGCGAATATCCTGATCGTGATCGCAGGGCGGCATCCGCTGTCTGAAGCTTGGCTTCTTTCGCCCGGTTGGCGGCACTTCATCAGTAGGGTCCCTTTGTCTCATCTTCCTTACGATGCTGTTGAGCGCTATGCGCATTACTGTCACATTTTTGAACCGCCTATCATCCAAGAAATGTGGCGTCGCTCCAAAGGGCATCCCCTTACCCTTTCATTGCTGTCCTTTACCTTGCAACCGAAAGATCAAGAAGGAAACGGTGCTTTTCATGAGGAAATGGATACGCTGCCGTTTGTCGTAAGTCAATGGCTGCGCGAAGTTCCCGGCGAGCATTTGCGTCCGCTCGTGGAAGCAGCTGCTGTATTGCGTCACTTCAATCAGGATAATCTGTCTTTTTTATTGAAAAGGGAAATCACGGCGTCCGAGTTTTTCCAATTGATCCGATTTTCATTTGTACGGAAAGTGGACAGCGGCTGGACGATTCATTCCTTGATGAGAGAATCCATTGCCCAGGATATGCGGGCACGGACTCCGCTTCATTTTGCAGATTTGCAGAAGCGGGCCGTTCACTACTATTATGAGAAGTTTACCAAATCAGCGCATTCGGTCCGCACACCAGAAGCTTTGGAGCTTACCTTCTTTTTAGGTGACGCACTCATTCGCGCCTTTTTAAATTGGTTCGATCCATTACCCAAACCGTTCGAATCGATCCATACTAGTCATCGAGAAGAACTGCTGGAGTATATCCGCAATCAGCGGCACTCTCCCTCCCCTAAAACGATCAAGCTGTTTGATCCGCACACAAACCGCCATTTTGATTTTCACCTGACAGCGGAGCAAACCTTGTACCCGTTGAATTGGCTTGATCATGACCGTTTATTCTCGCTGGGGTACGACGTGCTTCGCGTTCTGCGTAATGAAAACGGAGCGATCTCGGCACTTGCCGCAGTTGTTCCCATCAACGAAAAAACCCTTCCTTACCTGATGGAGCATTCTGGCTCCCGTTCCTATTTCACCCCTCTATCCAAACAAGAGCTAGAACGGTTTAGCGTGCCGGAACACACACGGGCTGGCTGGTTCATTCACACGATTCATCAAGACGATTACGAGGATGTTTCTCAACATACAGCCATTGGCCATATGCTGCACGGTTTGATGTTCACCGGAGAATTTTTGTTGTGTTCCCCTGCACCATTTCCTTTTTTCAAAGCCGCTCACGAAAGTTTGGGATTTGATATAGCTGAATTCGCCACCCACACCAACTATGACGGAGTAACACCCTCCCTCGTATTTTTCCGTGATACGCAAGGAGAGCATCTCCCCGCTTATTTGCAAAAGCTACTCAAACGATCCGGATTGGATGCGGATTTGCCCCTGGAAGAAGAAGCGATTCCAGCTGCTGCTCCACCGACATCAACGGGCATAGTCACAACACTGGACATGAGCATGCTGACGGCACGAGAACAAGAAGTAGCCGCCCTTGTTTTGGAGGGATTGACGAACGCGCAAATCGCTGCCCGCTTGTATTTGAGTGAAGTCACTGTAAAAAAGCATTTGAAATCGATTTTTGAAAAGATGGATGTCAGCAACCGGACACAGTTAGTGAAAAAAATGCTTGTGTAG
- a CDS encoding serine hydrolase, whose amino-acid sequence MQNIGWIDSFEKYAQKMITDGQVPGVCMGLAKDGQIFYSNEIGFRDVERQLGVTIDTVFGIGSITKSFTCVAVMQLQEAGKLSVHDPVVKYLPEFRLKNLDVGQITIHHFMTNTSGIPPLPTFFASVMRSLEENEIEDHPFLQNYTDDELPIDTYEDLMRVIASLDLELLGPPGTEFSYSNDCFALLGAIITRVSGMSYEAYVKEHIIDPIGMEHTSFFLEELNGYENITNLYIKQDRGDHKEVIPSLNWWDTPSSRAAGFLKSTVRDMLQYTDMFCKGGLIAGGKRILAPESVQQMMTPYFPTDMAPGQFYGYGLVITTDYYGKTLVEHSGGIKGVTAQMCFFPETGLAGVALSNLELSPVLAVMVGALNSLENRPPETSHLVSKIDFLTEEAMNQFVGDYHSSEFGTLPIRLEDGQLMLSFLGENYVMRPFAEDIFVVRAFGTDCSARFIRLENNKIARMAFAGRQFTIQDKKTSGGNEK is encoded by the coding sequence ATGCAAAATATTGGATGGATTGATTCTTTTGAAAAATATGCTCAAAAAATGATAACAGACGGTCAGGTTCCTGGTGTTTGTATGGGATTAGCAAAAGATGGTCAAATCTTCTATAGTAACGAAATTGGCTTCCGTGACGTGGAACGGCAGTTAGGAGTTACAATCGATACGGTCTTTGGAATAGGATCGATAACAAAATCCTTTACCTGTGTGGCGGTCATGCAATTACAAGAAGCTGGTAAGTTATCCGTACATGACCCTGTTGTCAAATACTTGCCGGAATTCCGTCTGAAAAATCTTGATGTGGGGCAAATCACGATTCATCATTTTATGACGAATACGAGTGGAATTCCCCCCTTGCCAACATTTTTTGCAAGTGTGATGCGAAGCTTGGAAGAGAATGAGATAGAAGACCATCCATTTCTACAAAACTATACAGATGATGAGCTACCAATCGATACGTACGAAGACCTGATGCGTGTTATCGCTTCATTAGATTTAGAGCTTTTAGGGCCACCAGGTACAGAGTTCAGTTATTCGAATGATTGTTTTGCCTTGCTGGGAGCGATCATTACGCGCGTCAGCGGGATGTCATATGAGGCTTATGTTAAGGAGCATATCATAGATCCAATCGGGATGGAGCACACGAGCTTTTTTCTGGAAGAGCTGAATGGCTATGAGAATATTACAAATCTGTATATCAAGCAAGACAGAGGTGATCACAAGGAAGTGATTCCATCTCTGAATTGGTGGGATACTCCCTCTTCTCGTGCGGCAGGATTCCTAAAATCAACGGTGCGGGATATGCTGCAATATACGGACATGTTCTGCAAAGGTGGGCTTATAGCAGGGGGAAAACGTATCCTGGCACCTGAAAGTGTACAACAAATGATGACCCCTTATTTTCCGACTGATATGGCACCTGGTCAATTTTACGGGTATGGCTTGGTCATAACTACTGACTACTACGGAAAAACGCTAGTTGAACATAGTGGTGGTATTAAAGGGGTTACGGCTCAGATGTGCTTCTTTCCCGAAACAGGACTGGCCGGAGTGGCACTGTCCAATCTAGAATTGTCGCCGGTTTTGGCGGTTATGGTGGGTGCGCTAAATAGTCTGGAAAACCGCCCTCCAGAAACCTCTCATCTGGTTAGCAAGATTGATTTCCTAACCGAGGAAGCGATGAATCAATTCGTGGGGGACTATCACTCTAGTGAGTTTGGGACATTGCCGATCCGATTGGAAGATGGTCAACTGATGCTCTCCTTTTTGGGAGAAAACTACGTAATGAGACCATTTGCTGAAGATATCTTTGTAGTCCGGGCTTTTGGAACAGATTGCTCTGCACGGTTTATTAGATTAGAAAATAATAAGATTGCTCGAATGGCTTTTGCTGGAAGACAATTTACTATTCAAGATAAAAAAACGAGTGGGGGAAACGAAAAATGA